A genomic region of Gossypium hirsutum isolate 1008001.06 chromosome D01, Gossypium_hirsutum_v2.1, whole genome shotgun sequence contains the following coding sequences:
- the LOC107921828 gene encoding uncharacterized protein isoform X2: MYLFYVLKQFKLLKNKSELLLNTNWQLLIRVSLSVSSIIIQAHGDKFAAKRMRRLTQRRAVDYTSTVVRYMNYSSIKHHYCNSCCSQFVESHGYSCWCCFKPINL, encoded by the exons ATGTACTTGTTTTACGTTTTGAAACA GTTCAAACTGTTGAAGAACAAGTCAGAGCTTCTGCTGAACACAAATTGGCAGTTGCTAATCAGAGTATCACTGTCGGTTTCTTCGATAATAATACAAG CTCATGGTGACAAATTTGCTGCGAAAAGAATGAGAAGGCTGACCCAAAGGAGAGCTGTTGATTATACTAGTACTGTTGTGCGATATAT GAACTACAGTTCCATCAAACACCACTACTGCAATTCTTGCTGCTCCCAATTTGTCGAATCCCATGGCTACAGTTGTTGGTGCTGCTTCAAACCCATTAACCTATAA
- the LOC107921828 gene encoding chromodomain-helicase-DNA-binding protein 3 isoform X1 translates to MICIDNSEWMRNDDYSLSRFEAQARAHRLGQKKDVLVLRFETVQTVEEQVRASAEHKLAVANQSITVGFFDNNTRNYSSIKHHYCNSCCSQFVESHGYSCWCCFKPINL, encoded by the exons ATGATATGCATTGATAACTCAGAATGGATGCGAAACGACGATTATTCTCTGTCTCGATTTGAAGCACAAGCAAGAGCTCATAGGCTAGGCCAGAAGAAGGATGTACTTGTTTTACGTTTTGAAACA GTTCAAACTGTTGAAGAACAAGTCAGAGCTTCTGCTGAACACAAATTGGCAGTTGCTAATCAGAGTATCACTGTCGGTTTCTTCGATAATAATACAAG GAACTACAGTTCCATCAAACACCACTACTGCAATTCTTGCTGCTCCCAATTTGTCGAATCCCATGGCTACAGTTGTTGGTGCTGCTTCAAACCCATTAACCTATAA
- the LOC107921828 gene encoding uncharacterized protein isoform X3 has protein sequence MYLFYVLKQFKLLKNKSELLLNTNWQLLIRVSLSVSSIIIQAHGDKFAAKRMRRLTQRRAVDYTSTVVRYMQELQFHQTPLLQFLLLPICRIPWLQLLVLLQTH, from the exons ATGTACTTGTTTTACGTTTTGAAACA GTTCAAACTGTTGAAGAACAAGTCAGAGCTTCTGCTGAACACAAATTGGCAGTTGCTAATCAGAGTATCACTGTCGGTTTCTTCGATAATAATACAAG CTCATGGTGACAAATTTGCTGCGAAAAGAATGAGAAGGCTGACCCAAAGGAGAGCTGTTGATTATACTAGTACTGTTGTGCGATATATGCAG GAACTACAGTTCCATCAAACACCACTACTGCAATTCTTGCTGCTCCCAATTTGTCGAATCCCATGGCTACAGTTGTTGGTGCTGCTTCAAACCCATTAA